A region of Streptomyces cinnamoneus DNA encodes the following proteins:
- a CDS encoding peptidase inhibitor family I36 protein, which produces MVFMRINRLAKTAAAGAAAVTLVTAFQVPAHANDKDGRCEYGEVCLYENRSWQGGLFDDNGWLQDYAGYTFSRTGDPIDNNVASVINNNGSMYWRGWQYRGNSGWHFDVNKRGQCGEGCDHFDRWSELPPGIKNALSSHEWYY; this is translated from the coding sequence ATGGTATTCATGCGCATAAATCGCTTAGCCAAGACGGCCGCAGCCGGAGCGGCGGCCGTGACCCTGGTTACGGCATTCCAGGTTCCAGCGCATGCTAACGACAAGGACGGTAGATGCGAGTACGGGGAGGTGTGCCTGTACGAGAACAGATCCTGGCAGGGAGGCCTGTTCGACGACAACGGGTGGTTGCAGGACTATGCCGGCTACACCTTCTCCCGCACCGGGGATCCCATAGACAACAACGTAGCCTCCGTCATCAACAATAACGGCAGCATGTACTGGCGGGGATGGCAGTACAGGGGGAACTCAGGCTGGCATTTCGATGTCAACAAGCGCGGCCAGTGCGGTGAAGGCTGCGACCACTTCGACAGGTGGTCTGAACTTCCGCCAGGGATCAAGAATGCTCTCAGCTCCCACGAGTGGTACTACTAA
- a CDS encoding transposase family protein: MLACWFGVDRSTITRAVGEVRPLLAERGCTVEAGLRLRTLADVIAHIRATGQTAIIDATEIRSATLPPDGPAATGSSPARASRTP, translated from the coding sequence GTGCTGGCCTGCTGGTTCGGCGTCGACCGCTCGACCATCACCCGGGCCGTCGGCGAAGTACGGCCGCTGCTCGCCGAGCGGGGCTGCACCGTCGAAGCCGGCCTCCGCCTGCGGACCCTGGCCGACGTGATCGCCCACATCAGAGCCACCGGCCAGACCGCGATCATCGACGCCACCGAGATCCGGTCCGCCACCCTGCCGCCGGACGGCCCGGCCGCGACCGGTTCGTCTCCGGCAAGAGCAAGCAGAACGCCATGA
- a CDS encoding transposase family protein: MHLRILADAGYQGLGGQTCGQVVTPPRKRRGKHLEHVQWLMAHHEAARFQHASRRSPVEHGIAHLKNWRSLARHHGRHEHLPETVQAVAAPLTAQQTADRTSTAIGPRRSRSAERRIMAHDIPITTTHEVVSEVLTGRTEPVLRRHGRASDLDHGGARSRGSRGDDRDRSRCAQDGGGERGGSVEEGVRPSRRSRAGGRR, from the coding sequence ATCCACCTGCGGATCCTCGCCGACGCCGGCTACCAGGGGCTCGGCGGCCAGACCTGCGGACAGGTCGTCACCCCGCCCCGCAAACGACGCGGCAAGCACCTCGAACACGTGCAATGGCTGATGGCCCACCACGAAGCCGCCCGCTTCCAGCATGCCTCACGGCGCAGCCCCGTCGAGCACGGCATCGCCCACCTCAAGAACTGGCGCTCACTCGCCCGCCACCACGGACGACATGAACACCTCCCCGAAACCGTCCAGGCCGTCGCCGCACCCCTGACCGCACAGCAAACCGCCGACAGGACATCAACCGCCATCGGTCCCCGACGATCACGGTCAGCAGAACGCCGCATCATGGCCCACGACATCCCAATCACCACCACGCACGAGGTCGTAAGCGAGGTACTGACGGGGAGGACGGAGCCTGTCCTCCGGCGTCACGGCCGTGCGTCAGACCTTGATCACGGCGGTGCCCGCTCCCGCGGGAGCCGAGGTGACGATCGTGACCGGTCCCGTTGCGCCCAGGATGGTGGCGGCGAGCGTGGTGGGTCCGTGGAGGAGGGAGTCAGACCTTCTCGGCGGTCACGCGCGGGTGGTCGGCGGTGA
- a CDS encoding DNA-binding protein has protein sequence MSGALILDSEGLAKAVQRDREVHEWLTAARDADLPVITSAAVLVDVIHPRINDAALKWTLSRLRVEPVTQALAQSAADLLRTTALHGHKYAIDAMLCATALAQPGRVTILTSDVEDITILTADHPRVTAEKV, from the coding sequence GTGAGCGGCGCGCTCATCCTGGACAGCGAGGGCCTGGCCAAGGCCGTACAGCGCGACCGCGAGGTCCACGAATGGCTCACCGCCGCCCGCGACGCCGACCTTCCAGTGATCACTTCGGCCGCGGTTCTCGTCGATGTGATCCACCCCCGGATCAACGACGCCGCCCTGAAGTGGACGCTGTCCCGGCTGCGGGTCGAGCCGGTCACCCAGGCCCTCGCCCAGTCCGCCGCCGATCTGCTGCGCACGACCGCGCTACACGGCCACAAGTACGCCATCGACGCCATGCTCTGCGCCACCGCCCTCGCCCAGCCCGGACGCGTCACGATCCTGACATCCGATGTCGAGGACATCACCATCCTCACCGCCGACCACCCGCGCGTGACCGCCGAGAAGGTCTGA
- a CDS encoding TIGR02679 family protein → MSTPHASATRIDHDRLTRLLGDPDCAWLVDRARSRMERGEPLAGPVTLAAPTAGERAAAERLLGRAPGSGRSLSVRLDTVDAVLRRSGVSPEGLGAAVVALTGPVVLLSDVLKQEANAWQGACAPLTTLGTERPELAGWSEQTIRNGLVRRLARTPDAAHTLLTATTTALRQLPAEPPVSLPAFAARTLGDAHALDDGTPLATLVLSGIRALTGFPDGTGAEWRREAWASAGLLKDALSSTVLTLGLRGTPALDWAADAGEPAVLTLRQLTRTPPLTAPLVVYVCENPTVLATAADTHGPACPPLVCLQGQPSAAALTLLRHLHTRGSQLRYHGDFDWGGIRIATALLQRVPWRPWRYTAAEYRTAATAAPLAPPLTGKPVDAPWDPELRPALTGLGVRVEEETVLDDLLADLAP, encoded by the coding sequence ATGAGCACACCCCACGCCTCCGCCACACGCATCGACCACGACCGCCTCACCCGCCTCCTCGGCGACCCGGACTGCGCCTGGCTCGTGGACCGGGCCCGCAGCCGCATGGAACGCGGCGAGCCCCTCGCCGGCCCGGTGACCCTGGCCGCGCCCACCGCCGGCGAGCGGGCCGCCGCCGAACGCCTGCTCGGTCGCGCCCCGGGTTCCGGACGCTCACTGAGCGTACGGCTCGACACGGTCGACGCCGTCCTGCGCCGCTCCGGAGTGAGCCCCGAGGGCCTCGGCGCTGCCGTCGTCGCCCTCACCGGGCCCGTCGTCCTCCTCAGCGACGTACTCAAGCAGGAGGCGAACGCCTGGCAGGGCGCCTGCGCTCCGCTCACCACCCTGGGCACCGAGCGGCCGGAACTGGCCGGCTGGAGCGAGCAGACCATCCGCAACGGTCTCGTCCGCCGCCTCGCGCGTACCCCGGACGCTGCCCATACCCTGCTCACCGCCACGACGACCGCCCTGCGGCAACTGCCCGCCGAGCCGCCCGTCTCCCTCCCCGCCTTCGCCGCCCGCACCCTGGGCGACGCCCACGCCCTGGACGACGGCACCCCGCTCGCCACCCTCGTCCTCTCCGGCATCCGCGCCCTGACCGGCTTCCCCGACGGCACCGGGGCCGAGTGGCGCCGCGAAGCGTGGGCCTCCGCGGGCCTGCTCAAGGACGCCCTGTCCTCCACCGTCCTGACCTTGGGCCTGCGCGGCACCCCCGCCCTCGACTGGGCCGCCGACGCAGGGGAACCGGCCGTGCTCACCCTGCGCCAGCTCACCCGCACCCCGCCCCTTACGGCGCCCCTGGTGGTGTACGTCTGCGAGAACCCCACCGTGCTCGCCACCGCGGCCGACACCCACGGCCCCGCCTGCCCGCCCCTCGTCTGCCTCCAGGGCCAGCCCTCGGCCGCCGCCCTCACCCTCCTGCGCCACCTGCACACCCGCGGATCACAACTCCGCTACCACGGCGACTTCGACTGGGGCGGCATACGCATCGCCACCGCCCTGCTGCAACGCGTCCCCTGGCGCCCCTGGCGCTACACCGCCGCCGAGTACCGCACGGCCGCCACCGCCGCTCCCCTGGCACCACCCCTGACCGGCAAGCCCGTCGACGCCCCCTGGGACCCGGAGCTGCGGCCGGCCCTCACCGGCCTCGGCGTACGCGTCGAGGAGGAGACCGTGCTTGACGACCTCCTGGCCGACCTCGCGCCCTGA